In Pseudonocardia sp. C8, one genomic interval encodes:
- a CDS encoding PASTA domain-containing protein gives MSGNGSSPGRQRVVTVPPLTGLDVTQAHDTALDGGVLAVEHSSCGAEPERRVLRQEPRPGAVVPYGSAVDVWTGPPPDDGNGGGGGGVLPVHPGPVLSGRG, from the coding sequence ATGTCGGGCAACGGGTCGTCCCCGGGCCGGCAGCGGGTGGTGACGGTGCCACCGCTGACCGGCCTGGACGTCACGCAGGCACACGACACGGCCCTCGACGGTGGGGTGCTGGCGGTGGAGCACAGCTCGTGCGGCGCGGAGCCGGAACGCCGGGTGCTCCGCCAGGAACCGCGCCCCGGGGCGGTCGTGCCGTACGGCAGCGCGGTCGACGTCTGGACCGGGCCGCCCCCGGACGACGGGAACGGCGGCGGTGGGGGCGGCGTGCTGCCGGTGCACCCGGGCCCGGTGCTGAGCGGACGGGGCTGA
- a CDS encoding bifunctional nuclease family protein: protein MVEVRVRAVGIDVGTQGPVVLLQETTGDRRLLAVAVGEPEAIAVASALEGVVGERPDTHRLIGAVLAAFGRRLVRVRVCALREHVFHAELELDDGTRVDARTSDAVVLALHAACRIDVEEAVLAEAGVAADTVSVEGSGVAGAGPEAGGTGAGEPESREMEEFRRFLDTASPEDFEPGDERPDDQ from the coding sequence ATGGTCGAGGTACGGGTGCGAGCAGTGGGCATCGACGTCGGGACCCAGGGCCCCGTGGTGCTGCTGCAGGAGACGACCGGTGACCGGCGCCTGCTCGCGGTCGCCGTCGGTGAGCCGGAGGCGATCGCCGTCGCGTCGGCCCTGGAGGGGGTGGTCGGCGAGCGTCCGGACACGCACCGCCTGATCGGCGCCGTCCTCGCCGCGTTCGGCAGGCGGCTGGTCCGGGTCCGGGTGTGCGCGCTGCGCGAGCACGTGTTCCACGCCGAGCTGGAGCTCGACGACGGCACCCGGGTCGACGCCCGGACCAGCGACGCCGTCGTGCTGGCCCTGCACGCCGCCTGCCGGATCGACGTGGAGGAGGCGGTGCTCGCCGAGGCCGGGGTCGCCGCGGACACCGTCTCGGTGGAGGGCAGCGGCGTGGCGGGCGCCGGCCCCGAGGCCGGCGGGACCGGGGCCGGCGAGCCGGAGAGCCGGGAGATGGAGGAGTTCCGCCGCTTCCTCGACACCGCGTCACCCGAGGACTTCGAGCCCGGCGACGAGCGCCCCGACGACCAGTGA
- a CDS encoding CocE/NonD family hydrolase: MRTIDPHDLPHAVVCEDTRVKLGDGTTLSARVWRPDTAGPVPAVLEFIPYRLRDMTAVRDSVHHPYLAGHGIAGVRADLRGSGDSDGVLTDEYLPQELDDAEEVLAWLADQPWCSGRTGMMGISWGGFNALQVAARRPESLGAIATVCSTDDRYTDDVHYMGGCLLGDNLSWASTMLMYNSCPPDPEGVGDGWEDMWLERLHGSGLWVEEWLRHQRRDDYWRHGSVNEDYGAIRCPVLAASGWADGYSNAVFRLMERLDVPRRGLIGPWSHTYPHLGRPGPAIGFLQELVRWFGHWLADEDNGAGDEPTLCTWMQDSVPPSTSYEDRPGRWVADPSWPSPHVERRCRPLLPGRIGEPGEEGPEAELTISSPLSVGQFAGKWCSYNAPPDLPYDQREEDGGSLVFETPPLDEPVEILGAPRLDLEVTTDAPVAMVAARLSDVAPDGAATRVSYGLLNLTHRDSHADPQPLEPGTPCRVHLDLNGVAQRFPAGHRIRLSLSTSYWPLAWAPPHPVRLGLASGRSSVTLPVRHAEAPDELGDDPFGPAEGATPIVVEQVRPGEQRWEVRRDLVDYVSELLVVKDLGCVRYPDGLELDHRVEERYAARGDDHGSLRGEVRSTVTFRRGEHEATAVTRTVQTADAEDFHLHATVDAYRGEARIASLDRSTSVPRDLV, translated from the coding sequence TTGCGCACCATCGACCCGCACGACCTGCCGCACGCGGTGGTCTGCGAGGACACCCGGGTCAAGCTGGGGGACGGGACCACGCTCTCGGCCCGCGTGTGGCGCCCGGACACCGCCGGGCCCGTCCCGGCCGTCCTGGAGTTCATCCCGTACCGCCTGCGGGACATGACCGCGGTCCGCGACTCGGTGCACCACCCGTACCTCGCCGGGCACGGCATCGCCGGGGTGCGGGCCGACCTGCGCGGCAGCGGCGACTCCGACGGGGTGCTCACCGACGAGTACCTGCCGCAGGAGCTCGACGACGCCGAGGAGGTCCTGGCCTGGCTGGCCGACCAGCCGTGGTGCTCGGGCCGCACCGGGATGATGGGCATCTCCTGGGGCGGGTTCAACGCGTTGCAGGTCGCGGCCCGCCGGCCCGAGTCGCTGGGCGCGATCGCCACCGTGTGCTCGACCGACGACCGGTACACCGACGACGTCCACTACATGGGCGGCTGCCTGCTCGGGGACAACCTGTCGTGGGCGTCGACGATGCTGATGTACAACTCCTGCCCGCCCGACCCCGAGGGGGTCGGCGACGGCTGGGAGGACATGTGGCTGGAGCGGCTCCACGGCAGCGGGCTCTGGGTGGAGGAGTGGCTGCGCCACCAGCGCCGCGACGACTACTGGCGGCACGGCTCGGTGAACGAGGACTACGGCGCGATCCGCTGCCCGGTGCTCGCCGCCAGCGGCTGGGCCGACGGCTACTCGAACGCGGTGTTCCGGCTGATGGAACGGCTCGACGTCCCCCGCCGCGGCCTGATCGGGCCCTGGTCGCACACCTACCCGCACCTGGGACGTCCCGGGCCGGCGATCGGGTTCCTGCAGGAGCTGGTCCGCTGGTTCGGTCACTGGCTCGCCGACGAGGACAACGGCGCGGGGGACGAGCCGACGCTGTGCACCTGGATGCAGGACAGCGTGCCGCCGTCGACCTCCTACGAGGACCGCCCCGGCCGGTGGGTGGCCGACCCGTCCTGGCCGTCGCCGCACGTGGAGCGGCGCTGCCGGCCGCTGCTGCCCGGGCGGATCGGTGAGCCCGGCGAGGAGGGACCGGAGGCCGAGCTGACGATCAGCTCGCCGCTGTCGGTGGGCCAGTTCGCCGGCAAGTGGTGTTCCTACAACGCCCCGCCGGACCTGCCCTACGACCAGCGGGAGGAGGACGGCGGCTCGCTCGTGTTCGAGACCCCGCCGCTCGACGAGCCGGTGGAGATCCTCGGCGCGCCCCGGCTGGACCTGGAGGTCACCACGGACGCCCCGGTGGCGATGGTGGCGGCCCGGCTGTCCGACGTCGCCCCCGACGGGGCCGCGACCCGCGTCAGCTACGGGCTGCTCAACCTGACCCACCGCGACTCGCACGCCGACCCGCAGCCGCTCGAGCCCGGGACGCCGTGCCGGGTGCACCTCGACCTCAACGGGGTGGCCCAGCGGTTCCCGGCGGGGCACCGGATCCGGCTGTCGCTGTCCACCTCGTACTGGCCGCTGGCGTGGGCGCCGCCGCACCCCGTGCGGCTCGGGTTGGCGTCGGGCCGGTCGTCGGTGACGCTGCCGGTGCGGCACGCGGAGGCACCCGACGAGCTCGGCGACGACCCGTTCGGGCCCGCCGAGGGGGCCACACCGATCGTCGTGGAGCAGGTGCGCCCGGGTGAGCAGCGCTGGGAGGTGCGCCGTGACCTGGTCGACTACGTCTCCGAGCTGCTGGTGGTCAAGGACCTCGGCTGCGTGCGCTACCCGGACGGGCTCGAGCTCGACCACCGGGTCGAGGAGCGCTACGCCGCCCGCGGCGACGACCACGGGTCGCTGCGCGGGGAGGTACGGTCCACGGTGACGTTCCGGCGCGGCGAGCACGAGGCGACCGCGGTGACCCGGACCGTGCAGACCGCCGACGCGGAGGACTTCCATCTGCACGCGACGGTCGACGCCTACCGTGGTGAGGCGCGGATCGCCTCGCTCGACCGGTCCACCTCGGTGCCGCGGGACCTGGTCTGA
- a CDS encoding acetyl-CoA carboxylase biotin carboxylase subunit family protein — translation MDTTHGRRRPGYMTVMGNEEADVRTVAVPGLDDHNREILERLPGAERYRFLPLLSIEELQYGEEIPVLELLEKAKKELDEAGRVDGVIGFWDFPVSTMVPLLCAHLGSNCPSLEAVLRCEHKYWCRLEQREVIDEYPAFALVDPEEDDLPPDGVPFPMWVKPVKSFSSDLAFRVTNAEEFSEAIDRIAEDVDRVGEPFEDLLAMVDLPREIAEAGGTACVAEEAVEGRQVTLEAWVRGGELHLLGAVDTVNRDDVPSQDRFVYPSSVPDRVVERMASVTERIVHRVGLDHTTLNVEFFWDPDTDRLTVLEVNPRHSQSHAELFADVDGAANHLAMVRLALGEEPDMPRGQGPYAIAAKWFMRRVEDGVVRRVPTAEEIERAQREVSGTTVDVIVSEGDRLSELPDQDSYSYKIANIYVGGSDASDLEEKIRRCTDLLPFEFGE, via the coding sequence GTGGACACCACGCATGGCCGCCGGCGGCCCGGGTACATGACGGTCATGGGAAACGAGGAAGCCGACGTCCGCACGGTGGCCGTGCCGGGACTCGACGACCACAACCGGGAGATCCTGGAGCGCCTGCCGGGCGCCGAACGTTACCGCTTCCTGCCTCTGCTGAGCATCGAGGAGCTCCAGTACGGCGAGGAGATCCCGGTGCTGGAGCTGCTGGAGAAGGCGAAGAAGGAGCTGGACGAGGCCGGCCGGGTCGACGGCGTCATCGGGTTCTGGGACTTCCCGGTGAGCACGATGGTGCCGCTGCTGTGCGCGCACCTCGGGAGCAACTGCCCGTCGCTGGAGGCGGTGCTGCGCTGCGAGCACAAGTACTGGTGCCGGCTCGAGCAGCGGGAGGTGATCGACGAGTACCCGGCGTTCGCGCTGGTCGACCCGGAGGAGGACGACCTGCCGCCGGACGGCGTGCCCTTCCCGATGTGGGTCAAGCCGGTGAAGTCGTTCTCCTCCGACCTCGCGTTCCGGGTCACGAACGCCGAGGAGTTCTCCGAGGCGATCGACCGGATCGCGGAGGACGTCGACCGGGTCGGGGAGCCGTTCGAGGACCTGCTGGCCATGGTGGACCTGCCGCGGGAGATCGCCGAGGCCGGCGGCACGGCCTGCGTCGCCGAGGAGGCCGTGGAGGGCCGCCAGGTCACCCTCGAGGCCTGGGTCCGCGGCGGTGAGCTGCACCTGCTCGGCGCGGTGGACACGGTGAACCGCGACGACGTGCCCAGCCAGGACCGGTTCGTCTACCCGTCGTCGGTCCCGGACCGGGTGGTCGAGCGGATGGCGTCGGTCACCGAGCGGATCGTGCACCGGGTCGGGCTGGACCACACCACGCTCAACGTCGAGTTCTTCTGGGACCCCGATACCGACCGGCTCACCGTGCTGGAGGTGAACCCGCGGCACTCGCAGTCGCACGCCGAGCTGTTCGCCGACGTCGACGGGGCCGCGAACCACCTGGCGATGGTGCGGCTGGCGCTCGGGGAGGAGCCGGACATGCCCCGGGGGCAGGGGCCGTACGCGATCGCGGCGAAGTGGTTCATGCGCCGCGTCGAGGACGGTGTCGTCCGGCGGGTCCCGACGGCCGAGGAGATCGAGCGGGCCCAGCGCGAGGTGTCGGGGACCACGGTGGACGTCATCGTGTCCGAGGGCGACCGGCTCTCCGAGCTGCCCGACCAGGACAGCTACAGCTACAAGATCGCGAACATCTACGTGGGCGGGAGCGACGCGAGCGACCTGGAGGAGAAGATCCGCCGCTGCACCGACCTGCTCCCGTTCGAGTTCGGCGAGTGA
- a CDS encoding ANTAR domain-containing protein, whose amino-acid sequence MPPGPTEARALRAVHDDPVFHATRSPYVVLDRSLRIHAANPAYLAATLREPGELAGRHLFDVFPEHPGAPGDDGMARVTASLLRVLRSGERDDLGIVRYDVPAPRGAAGFVEKVWVAVSSPVRDGDDRTAGILLHAEDVTALWAALPHRSTDRAGDPDGDGSAPRRVVPLTGHGPHRDGAGPVDPVGAVALARELAAENARLHRRFGRHAEIEQAKGVLMAEHGCGPEEAFATLRELSQTTNTKLWKVARSVVDRAIGAPR is encoded by the coding sequence ATGCCACCCGGACCCACGGAGGCGCGCGCGCTGCGCGCCGTCCACGACGATCCCGTCTTCCACGCGACCCGGTCGCCGTACGTGGTCCTCGACCGCTCGCTGCGGATCCACGCCGCCAACCCCGCCTACCTGGCCGCGACGCTGCGCGAGCCCGGCGAGCTCGCCGGCCGGCACCTGTTCGACGTGTTCCCCGAGCATCCCGGGGCTCCTGGCGATGACGGTATGGCCCGGGTGACCGCGTCGCTGCTGCGGGTGCTGCGCTCCGGCGAGCGGGACGACCTCGGCATCGTGCGCTACGACGTGCCGGCACCCCGCGGGGCGGCCGGGTTCGTCGAGAAGGTCTGGGTGGCGGTCAGCTCGCCGGTGCGCGACGGCGACGACCGGACCGCCGGCATCCTCCTGCACGCCGAGGACGTCACCGCGCTGTGGGCCGCGCTGCCGCACCGCAGCACCGACCGCGCCGGCGACCCGGACGGTGACGGCAGCGCGCCCCGCAGGGTCGTCCCGCTCACCGGCCACGGGCCGCACCGCGACGGGGCCGGCCCGGTCGACCCGGTCGGCGCGGTGGCGCTCGCCCGGGAGCTGGCCGCCGAGAACGCCCGGCTGCACCGGCGCTTCGGCCGGCACGCCGAGATCGAGCAGGCCAAGGGCGTCCTCATGGCCGAGCACGGGTGCGGCCCCGAGGAGGCCTTCGCGACGCTGCGCGAGCTGTCCCAGACCACGAACACGAAGCTGTGGAAGGTGGCCCGGTCGGTGGTCGACCGGGCGATCGGCGCCCCGCGCTGA
- a CDS encoding DUF6158 family protein encodes MPDRSHGIPPTELDDDTLRREMAHLHETRHDTVLRGSEDALRAHTRRMLELESEFLRRLPAEAAPDPHRTRAGSRADAGQDRP; translated from the coding sequence ATGCCCGACCGATCGCACGGCATCCCGCCCACCGAGCTCGACGACGACACGCTGCGGCGCGAGATGGCCCACCTGCACGAGACCCGGCACGACACCGTCCTCCGCGGGTCCGAGGACGCGCTGCGGGCGCACACCCGGCGGATGCTGGAGCTGGAGTCCGAGTTCCTGCGCCGGCTGCCCGCCGAGGCCGCGCCGGACCCGCACCGCACCCGCGCGGGGAGCCGGGCCGACGCCGGGCAGGACCGTCCGTAG
- a CDS encoding UdgX family uracil-DNA binding protein (This protein belongs to the uracil DNA glycosylase superfamily, members of which act in excision repair of DNA. However, it belongs more specifically to UdgX branch, whose founding member was found to bind uracil in DNA (where it does not belong), without cleaving it, appears to promote DNA repair by a pathway involving RecA, rather than base excision.) → MGQQATGAEAYLPEGGGLAALREAVDGCRGCGLYRDATQAVFGAGPAGARLLLAGEQPGDAEDRRGAPFVGPAGRVLDDALEAAGIPRDEAYVTNVVKHFKFTRDARGSRRIHRTPSRTEVVACRPWLDAEIAAVGPEVVVCLGATAAKAVLGPGFRVTRERGRLLPLPDAPGDGPSVLATVHPSSVLRSDPEQRRAAFDALVEDLRVVAP, encoded by the coding sequence ATGGGACAGCAGGCGACCGGTGCGGAGGCCTACCTGCCCGAGGGCGGTGGGCTGGCCGCGTTGCGGGAGGCGGTCGACGGCTGCCGGGGGTGCGGGCTCTACCGGGACGCGACCCAGGCCGTGTTCGGCGCCGGGCCGGCCGGTGCCCGGCTGCTGCTGGCGGGCGAGCAGCCCGGCGACGCGGAGGACCGGCGGGGTGCGCCGTTCGTCGGGCCGGCCGGGCGGGTGCTCGACGACGCCCTCGAGGCGGCCGGCATCCCCCGCGACGAGGCGTACGTGACGAACGTGGTGAAGCACTTCAAGTTCACCCGCGACGCCCGCGGGTCCCGCCGGATCCACCGCACGCCCAGCCGGACCGAGGTGGTGGCCTGCCGGCCGTGGCTGGACGCCGAGATCGCCGCGGTCGGCCCGGAGGTCGTGGTGTGCCTCGGCGCGACCGCGGCGAAGGCGGTGCTCGGTCCGGGGTTCCGGGTCACCCGCGAGCGCGGCAGGCTGCTGCCGCTGCCGGACGCACCCGGCGACGGCCCGTCGGTGCTGGCGACGGTGCACCCGTCGTCGGTGCTGCGCTCCGATCCGGAGCAGCGCCGGGCCGCGTTCGACGCGCTGGTCGAGGACCTGCGGGTGGTCGCGCCCTGA
- a CDS encoding HAD family hydrolase, whose translation MTRPDTAVIDVDGTLVDTNYHHALAWYRAFRRLGRTVPVWQLHRAVGMGGDQLVPAVAGESFDARHGDDTRAAWKEEFAELLPEIEPLAGADELLAALSEMFGEQLVLASSGAPEHVTAYLDLFDGAADLRDRYLTRDDVDRTKPEPDLIEIAVRQAGGTAAFVVGDSVWDVRAACAAGHPTYAVRTGGFCEAELREAGAREVFATLAELRNALPRLVLG comes from the coding sequence ATGACCCGACCGGACACCGCGGTGATCGACGTCGACGGGACGCTCGTCGACACGAACTACCACCACGCGCTCGCCTGGTACCGCGCATTCCGCCGCCTCGGCCGGACCGTCCCGGTGTGGCAGCTGCACCGCGCCGTCGGCATGGGCGGTGACCAGCTGGTTCCGGCCGTGGCCGGCGAGTCGTTCGACGCCCGGCACGGCGACGACACGCGGGCGGCGTGGAAGGAGGAGTTCGCCGAGCTGCTGCCGGAGATCGAGCCCCTCGCCGGCGCGGACGAGCTGCTCGCCGCCCTCTCCGAGATGTTCGGCGAGCAGCTGGTGCTGGCCAGCTCCGGGGCGCCCGAGCACGTCACCGCCTACCTGGACCTGTTCGACGGTGCCGCAGACCTCCGCGACCGGTACCTGACCCGCGACGACGTGGACCGGACGAAACCCGAACCCGACCTGATCGAGATCGCGGTCCGGCAGGCGGGCGGGACGGCGGCGTTCGTCGTCGGCGACTCGGTGTGGGACGTCCGCGCCGCCTGCGCCGCGGGACATCCGACCTACGCCGTGCGCACGGGCGGCTTCTGCGAGGCCGAGCTGCGCGAGGCCGGGGCACGCGAGGTGTTCGCCACGCTCGCCGAGCTCCGGAACGCGCTGCCGCGGCTGGTGCTCGGGTAG
- a CDS encoding alpha/beta hydrolase fold domain-containing protein, with product MTRADDEHVAAPTAPASLRARALVAAFRWRRTSDFFADPATMRAHLAEHQDPAHTRPPRWLRATTDVEHRTVDGHDAWTLRPRRGVRTGMHVLHLHGGGFVEQPARHHWRFARWLACRLGAAVTLPIYPLCPDHDHHDIWPVVRHCYEQFLAAHRPDDRVVLGDSCGGALALALAQLLRDRGEPVPSRIGLFSPWLDLAVSDPLSARIAPHDPVLGIEGLRLAGRWYAGNNPIDDPEISPVDADLRGLGRIAAFAGTRDLLLADTRRLRRDAEEAGQTVEMHEYPGMFHNWIMQPIPEAEVARGHLLDFLRR from the coding sequence ATGACCCGCGCCGACGACGAGCACGTCGCCGCGCCCACCGCGCCGGCGAGCCTCCGGGCCCGCGCCCTCGTCGCGGCGTTCCGGTGGCGGCGCACGTCGGATTTCTTCGCCGACCCGGCGACCATGCGCGCCCACCTCGCCGAACACCAGGACCCGGCACACACCCGCCCGCCGCGGTGGCTGCGCGCCACCACCGACGTCGAGCACCGGACCGTCGACGGCCACGACGCCTGGACGCTGCGGCCCCGGCGCGGGGTGCGGACCGGCATGCACGTCCTCCACCTGCACGGCGGCGGTTTCGTGGAGCAGCCCGCGCGGCACCACTGGCGCTTCGCCCGCTGGCTGGCGTGCCGTCTCGGCGCCGCGGTCACCCTGCCGATCTACCCGTTGTGCCCCGACCACGACCACCACGACATCTGGCCGGTGGTCCGGCACTGCTACGAGCAGTTCCTGGCCGCGCACCGGCCCGACGACCGGGTGGTGCTCGGGGACTCGTGCGGCGGCGCGCTCGCGCTCGCCCTGGCCCAGCTGCTCCGCGACCGCGGCGAGCCGGTGCCGTCCCGGATCGGGCTGTTCTCCCCGTGGCTCGACCTGGCGGTGTCCGACCCGCTGTCGGCCCGCATCGCGCCGCACGACCCGGTCCTGGGGATCGAGGGGCTGCGCCTGGCCGGGCGCTGGTACGCCGGCAACAACCCGATCGACGACCCCGAGATCAGCCCGGTCGACGCCGACCTGCGCGGGCTCGGCCGCATCGCCGCGTTCGCCGGCACCCGGGACCTGCTCCTGGCGGACACCCGGCGGCTCCGCCGTGACGCCGAGGAGGCCGGGCAGACCGTCGAGATGCACGAGTACCCGGGCATGTTCCACAACTGGATCATGCAACCGATTCCGGAGGCCGAGGTCGCCCGCGGGCACCTCCTCGATTTCCTCCGCCGCTGA
- a CDS encoding DUF2267 domain-containing protein — MIRYQELVEAVRDRAGLPDAREAREATGIVLGTLVRALPSDAREHVLGAMPSLVEAVADVGEGPRTVDPERMIQDIAGLLKRPPEQALLLARAVLDEIDRQDPDTTARIAGSLPDGALESLRGGAARWDEVTATPERPTALTADEVARELARLENWDGDPTRISRTVAVPDERVEPLAARVQEVARRRNDHAHLERGRGELTIVLRTADQQVTRPDIELAADIDHVVAEAATGGRARRG, encoded by the coding sequence ATGATCCGCTACCAGGAACTGGTGGAGGCCGTGCGGGACCGCGCCGGGCTGCCGGATGCGCGCGAGGCCCGGGAGGCCACCGGGATCGTGCTGGGCACGCTGGTGCGCGCGTTGCCGTCCGACGCCCGCGAGCACGTGCTCGGTGCCATGCCGTCCCTGGTCGAGGCGGTCGCCGATGTCGGGGAAGGCCCGCGGACGGTGGATCCCGAACGCATGATCCAGGACATCGCCGGGCTCCTCAAGCGTCCCCCGGAGCAGGCCCTTCTGCTGGCCCGCGCGGTGCTCGACGAGATCGACCGGCAGGACCCGGACACCACGGCGCGCATCGCCGGGTCGCTACCGGACGGCGCGCTCGAGTCGTTGCGGGGCGGTGCGGCGCGGTGGGACGAGGTCACCGCCACCCCGGAGCGGCCGACCGCGCTGACCGCGGACGAGGTCGCGCGGGAGCTGGCCCGGCTGGAGAACTGGGACGGGGACCCGACGCGGATCTCGCGGACGGTCGCGGTCCCGGACGAACGGGTCGAACCGCTCGCCGCCCGGGTCCAGGAGGTGGCCCGCCGGCGCAACGACCACGCACACCTCGAGCGCGGGCGGGGCGAGCTGACGATCGTCCTGCGGACCGCGGACCAGCAGGTGACCCGGCCGGACATCGAGCTGGCGGCCGACATCGACCACGTGGTGGCGGAAGCCGCGACCGGCGGCCGGGCCCGCCGCGGCTGA
- a CDS encoding SDR family NAD(P)-dependent oxidoreductase produces the protein MTGASRGLGFLIARELGDRGHDLVVCARDGLDAAVADLARPGREILAVEADVTDRADAARLVAETERRFGRLDVLVTNAGVIQVGPVAHMRLEDFRHAMDVMYWGIVHTVDAALPLLRRRHGRVLAVTSIGGKLPAPHLAPYTAAKHAAVGYAEALRVEAHRLGIGVTVAVPGLMRTGSTRNALFTGDRDAERRWFTLGAGVPLLSMDAERAARRLVAATLRGRPEVVLTPAAKLGVRAHALAPGLTMRTVAAVERLLPPPAGPDGDGPEPGHATGPQPSWFARLTRLDRTAARRWHQLDDPG, from the coding sequence GTGACGGGCGCGAGCCGCGGGCTCGGGTTCCTGATCGCCCGCGAGCTCGGCGACCGCGGCCACGATCTCGTCGTGTGCGCCCGCGACGGCCTCGACGCCGCCGTCGCCGACCTCGCCCGGCCGGGCCGGGAGATCCTCGCCGTCGAGGCCGACGTCACCGACCGCGCGGACGCCGCCCGGCTCGTCGCCGAGACCGAGCGCCGCTTCGGGCGGCTCGACGTCCTGGTCACCAACGCGGGCGTGATCCAGGTCGGGCCGGTCGCGCACATGCGCCTCGAGGACTTCCGGCACGCCATGGACGTCATGTACTGGGGCATCGTGCACACGGTGGACGCCGCGCTGCCGCTGCTGCGCCGCCGGCACGGGCGGGTACTGGCGGTGACCTCGATCGGCGGGAAGCTGCCCGCCCCGCACCTCGCGCCCTACACGGCGGCCAAGCACGCCGCGGTCGGCTACGCCGAGGCGCTGCGGGTGGAGGCCCACCGGCTCGGCATCGGCGTCACGGTGGCGGTGCCCGGGCTGATGCGCACCGGCTCCACCCGCAACGCCCTGTTCACCGGTGACCGGGACGCCGAGCGGCGCTGGTTCACCCTCGGCGCGGGCGTCCCCCTGCTGTCGATGGACGCCGAGCGTGCGGCCCGCCGGCTGGTCGCCGCCACCCTGCGTGGCCGGCCGGAGGTGGTGCTCACGCCGGCGGCGAAGCTGGGCGTCCGGGCGCACGCGCTGGCGCCCGGGCTCACGATGCGCACCGTGGCCGCCGTCGAACGGCTCCTCCCCCCGCCGGCCGGCCCGGACGGCGACGGTCCGGAACCCGGCCACGCCACCGGCCCGCAGCCGTCCTGGTTCGCCCGGCTCACCCGCCTGGACCGGACGGCGGCCCGCCGCTGGCACCAGCTCGACGACCCCGGCTGA